From the genome of Streptomyces sp. NBC_01260, one region includes:
- a CDS encoding DUF305 domain-containing protein, which translates to MVLAGGALLVLALALVALMLARPSSSAPAPTAAASAPAETSADVGFARDMAVHHQQAVEMSFIVRDRTTDVAVRRLAFDIINTQANQRGMMLGWLEMWGRAKSSPGPPMEWMGHTVTPRGEGALMPGMATDAELDALRAAKGRDAEVLFLRLMTAHHRAGADMAQAAAAAAGTAEIKNLASGMVLGQRSEIALMADMLKERGAAV; encoded by the coding sequence ATGGTGCTGGCCGGCGGTGCCCTGCTGGTGCTGGCACTGGCCCTGGTCGCGCTCATGCTGGCACGCCCCTCGTCCTCTGCCCCCGCTCCGACCGCGGCGGCGTCCGCCCCTGCCGAGACCTCGGCGGACGTGGGGTTCGCCCGCGACATGGCGGTCCACCACCAGCAGGCGGTCGAGATGTCGTTCATCGTCCGGGACCGGACCACCGATGTGGCGGTGCGCCGGCTCGCGTTCGACATCATCAACACCCAGGCCAACCAGCGCGGCATGATGCTGGGCTGGCTGGAGATGTGGGGCCGTGCGAAGAGTTCGCCCGGCCCGCCCATGGAGTGGATGGGCCACACCGTCACCCCGCGCGGCGAGGGGGCGCTGATGCCCGGCATGGCGACCGACGCCGAACTCGACGCGCTGCGGGCGGCGAAGGGCAGGGACGCCGAGGTGCTGTTCCTGCGGCTGATGACCGCGCACCACCGGGCCGGTGCGGACATGGCGCAGGCCGCCGCGGCCGCGGCGGGCACCGCCGAGATCAAGAACCTGGCGTCGGGCATGGTGCTGGGCCAGCGGTCGGAGATCGCGCTCATGGCGGACATGCTCAAGGAGCGCGGGGCCGCGGTCTGA
- a CDS encoding IclR family transcriptional regulator: MGTTRDYTIESLDTGLRLMRLFLTHDSLTVSEAAVRLSVGRSTAHRVLSTLEGRGFAIRDSSGRGYSPGPELVRLGRPAGFGTDVREQVGAVLDDAVRRTGETVQSAALIGDRIVVTDGRESPHPVRVVLEPGRTHPAHATSGGRMLLSRMTTEQVCALYPQERLDEDTPHPAGSRSALLDELAEIRACGYALSRGESAPGMNTVAVPLTGSSWRDRLALMACAPADRGDDAALVRRAEELRRSAALLSVAGRPPVPHGS; the protein is encoded by the coding sequence ATGGGGACGACGCGGGACTACACCATCGAGTCACTCGACACCGGACTGCGGCTGATGCGGCTGTTCCTCACGCATGACTCGCTCACCGTCTCCGAGGCGGCCGTGAGGCTCTCGGTCGGCCGCTCCACCGCCCACCGCGTGCTCAGCACACTGGAGGGGCGCGGTTTCGCGATCAGGGACTCCTCCGGCCGCGGCTACTCCCCCGGCCCCGAACTCGTGCGGCTGGGCCGCCCCGCCGGATTCGGCACCGATGTCCGCGAACAGGTCGGTGCGGTACTCGACGACGCGGTGCGGCGCACCGGCGAGACCGTGCAGAGCGCCGCGCTCATCGGCGACCGGATCGTCGTCACCGACGGCCGCGAGTCCCCGCACCCGGTGCGGGTGGTGCTGGAGCCGGGCCGCACCCACCCCGCGCACGCCACATCGGGCGGCAGGATGCTGCTCTCCCGGATGACCACGGAACAGGTCTGCGCCCTGTATCCGCAGGAGCGGCTGGACGAGGACACCCCGCACCCGGCCGGCTCGCGGTCGGCGCTGCTCGACGAACTGGCGGAGATCCGCGCGTGCGGATACGCCCTCAGCCGCGGCGAGTCGGCGCCGGGCATGAACACGGTCGCCGTACCGCTGACGGGTTCCAGCTGGCGGGACCGGCTCGCGCTGATGGCCTGCGCGCCCGCCGACCGCGGTGACGATGCCGCACTGGTGCGCCGCGCCGAGGAGCTGCGGCGGTCCGCCGCGCTGCTGTCCGTGGCCGGGCGGCCGCCGGTGCCGCACGGCTCCTGA
- a CDS encoding DUF742 domain-containing protein, translated as MSSIRRERRTVDPELSDPERLYVITGDPDGSERAALDLVTMVVSKSQPTPTVQPEQAVILRLCQAPLSVAEISAYLSLPFSVVTSLLTELLATELIESRAPIIRATLPDRSLLEAVMHGLQKL; from the coding sequence ATGAGTTCTATCCGACGAGAACGCCGCACGGTCGATCCGGAGCTGAGCGATCCGGAACGGCTCTACGTGATCACCGGCGATCCCGACGGCAGCGAGCGGGCAGCACTCGACCTGGTCACGATGGTGGTCTCGAAGTCACAACCGACACCGACGGTCCAGCCCGAGCAGGCCGTGATCCTGCGACTCTGTCAGGCCCCGTTGTCCGTCGCCGAGATCTCCGCCTACCTCAGCCTGCCGTTCAGCGTGGTGACCTCGCTCCTCACCGAGCTCCTCGCGACCGAACTGATCGAATCGCGAGCGCCGATCATCCGCGCAACCCTCCCGGACAGGTCCCTCCTCGAAGCGGTGATGCATGGACTTCAGAAACTCTGA
- a CDS encoding GTP-binding protein, protein MDFRNSDTITGPRSEDVLPTTATAAVKVVIVGGFGVGKTTMVGSVSEIRPLTTEETMTQAGVGVDDNFGVESKTATTVAMDFGRISISEELILYLFGTPGQERFWFLWNGLFEGALGAVVLIDTRRLEVSFDVIGRLEERGVPFVVAVNTFPDGPKHPVEALRSALDLPDEVPMIDCDARLRVSSRDVLMTLMRYLHSAAVPRG, encoded by the coding sequence ATGGACTTCAGAAACTCTGACACGATCACGGGCCCCCGGAGCGAGGACGTCCTTCCCACCACGGCCACCGCCGCGGTGAAGGTCGTGATCGTCGGCGGGTTCGGGGTCGGCAAGACGACGATGGTCGGATCGGTCAGCGAGATCCGGCCGCTGACCACCGAAGAGACCATGACCCAGGCCGGCGTCGGCGTGGACGACAACTTCGGCGTGGAGAGCAAGACCGCCACCACGGTCGCCATGGACTTCGGCCGGATCAGCATCAGTGAGGAGCTGATCCTCTATCTGTTCGGCACCCCCGGCCAGGAACGCTTCTGGTTCCTGTGGAACGGCCTGTTCGAGGGAGCACTCGGCGCCGTCGTCCTCATCGACACCCGCCGGCTGGAGGTCAGCTTCGACGTCATCGGACGGCTGGAGGAACGCGGCGTGCCGTTCGTCGTCGCCGTCAACACCTTCCCCGACGGGCCGAAGCACCCCGTCGAGGCCCTGCGCAGCGCCCTGGACCTGCCGGACGAGGTCCCGATGATCGACTGCGACGCCCGGCTGCGCGTCTCCAGCCGCGATGTGCTGATGACCTTGATGCGGTATCTGCACAGTGCGGCGGTCCCGCGCGGCTGA
- a CDS encoding cytochrome P450: MTTPFHYEPGAATGPVPPPECPAHGLGIGPGGLRRFYGPEAEQDPHGLYDKLRAEHGSVAPVLLHGDVPAWLVLGHSENLHMTRTPSQFSRDSRRWRALQDGSVAPDHPLAPIFTWQPICVFADGATHERQRGAVTDSMGRIDTRGVRRHVNRYSNRLVNDFCREGRTDLVGDFAERLPMMVMCAILGMPEEYNDRMVQAARDMTRGTATAVQSNAYVLAALSRLVERRRREPADDFATWLVEHPADMNDQEVAEHLRLILIASYEATTNLIASVLRMVLTDPRFRARLSGGHMTVPEAVEQTLWDEPPFTAVFGRWAVGDTELGGQRIKAGDAMIVGIAPANTDPVVRPDLGANMEGNRAHLAFSGGPHECPGQDIGRAIADVGVEALLMRLPDLELAVDDSELQWVGNILGRHLVTMPAEFAARSPQDDREPPSMGKPNPTRQDWEVQSAVRHTAPIPVRAPVPSEPAPASADGGPTGATAAADGSAAAPGEATAGLIPQQRRPAPARLWRVVARWWNGC, encoded by the coding sequence GTGACAACCCCATTCCACTACGAGCCCGGAGCGGCCACTGGGCCGGTTCCGCCCCCCGAGTGCCCGGCCCACGGCCTCGGCATCGGCCCCGGCGGCCTGCGACGGTTCTACGGCCCCGAGGCCGAGCAGGACCCGCACGGCCTGTACGACAAGCTGCGCGCCGAGCACGGCTCGGTGGCGCCCGTGCTGCTGCACGGCGACGTGCCGGCCTGGCTGGTCCTCGGGCACAGCGAGAACCTGCACATGACCCGTACCCCCTCGCAGTTCTCCCGTGACTCCCGCCGCTGGCGGGCCCTGCAGGACGGCAGCGTGGCGCCGGACCACCCGCTGGCCCCGATCTTCACCTGGCAGCCGATCTGCGTCTTCGCCGACGGCGCGACCCACGAGCGCCAGCGCGGCGCCGTCACCGACTCCATGGGCCGGATCGACACCCGCGGCGTCCGCCGTCACGTCAACCGCTACAGCAACAGGCTCGTCAACGACTTCTGCCGGGAGGGCCGCACCGACCTGGTCGGTGACTTCGCCGAGCGGCTGCCGATGATGGTGATGTGCGCGATCCTCGGCATGCCCGAGGAGTACAACGACCGGATGGTGCAGGCCGCCCGGGACATGACCCGGGGCACCGCCACCGCCGTCCAGAGCAACGCCTATGTGCTCGCCGCGCTGAGCCGTCTCGTCGAACGGCGCCGTCGCGAACCCGCGGACGACTTCGCCACCTGGCTCGTCGAGCACCCCGCGGACATGAACGACCAGGAGGTCGCCGAACATCTGCGGCTCATCCTGATCGCCTCCTACGAAGCGACCACCAACCTGATCGCCAGCGTGCTCCGCATGGTGCTCACCGACCCGCGGTTCCGGGCCAGGCTCAGCGGCGGTCACATGACCGTCCCGGAGGCGGTCGAGCAGACCCTCTGGGACGAGCCGCCGTTCACCGCGGTCTTCGGCCGCTGGGCGGTCGGCGACACCGAGCTGGGCGGGCAGCGCATCAAGGCGGGCGACGCGATGATCGTCGGCATCGCCCCGGCCAACACCGACCCGGTGGTACGGCCCGACCTCGGCGCCAACATGGAGGGCAACCGCGCCCACCTCGCGTTCAGCGGCGGACCGCACGAATGCCCGGGGCAGGACATCGGGCGGGCCATCGCCGACGTCGGTGTCGAGGCGCTGCTGATGCGGCTGCCCGACCTCGAACTCGCCGTCGACGACAGCGAGCTCCAGTGGGTCGGTAACATCTTGGGCCGTCATTTGGTGACCATGCCCGCCGAGTTCGCGGCGCGCTCCCCGCAGGACGACAGGGAACCGCCGTCCATGGGCAAGCCGAACCCGACCCGCCAGGACTGGGAGGTGCAGTCGGCGGTCCGCCACACGGCGCCCATCCCGGTGCGCGCCCCCGTACCGTCGGAACCGGCCCCCGCGTCGGCGGACGGCGGCCCGACGGGAGCGACCGCCGCGGCCGACGGCTCGGCGGCAGCACCCGGCGAGGCGACGGCGGGCCTGATCCCGCAGCAACGCCGGCCGGCCCCGGCCCGGCTGTGGCGCGTCGTGGCCCGCTGGTGGAACGGCTGCTGA
- a CDS encoding phospholipid scramblase-related protein: MTTHSNVSAGWYPDPHGAPQLLRYWDGSQWTEHTNPAGGQPQAPAQGQAPAQAQVPQQQAAPQQQYQQQAAAQQSAAAPQQGGAPGAGSLFNQQVLVVNQKAKLIEVTNEYSVFDQHGNTVGSVVEVGQGAFRKVLRFLTSIDQYLTHRLEIRDAYGQPQLLLTRPAKFIKSRVIVQRPDGGQVGEIVQQNAIGKINFAIMVDGQQVGAIKAENWRAWNFAIVDHNDAEIARITKTWEGLAKTLFTTADNYVLQIHYQLPEPLLSLVVATALTVDTALKQDSRGLG, translated from the coding sequence GTGACAACGCACTCGAACGTATCTGCGGGCTGGTATCCGGATCCGCACGGCGCGCCCCAGCTGCTGCGCTACTGGGACGGCTCCCAGTGGACCGAGCACACCAACCCGGCGGGCGGGCAGCCGCAGGCCCCGGCTCAGGGCCAGGCCCCCGCTCAGGCGCAGGTACCGCAGCAGCAGGCCGCTCCGCAGCAGCAGTACCAGCAGCAGGCGGCTGCCCAGCAGTCGGCCGCGGCGCCGCAGCAGGGGGGCGCCCCGGGTGCGGGCTCGCTCTTCAACCAGCAGGTCCTGGTGGTGAACCAGAAGGCCAAGCTGATCGAGGTGACGAACGAGTACAGCGTCTTCGACCAGCACGGCAACACCGTCGGCTCGGTCGTCGAGGTCGGTCAGGGCGCGTTCCGCAAGGTGCTGCGCTTCCTCACCAGCATCGACCAGTACCTGACCCACCGTCTTGAGATCCGTGACGCCTACGGTCAGCCGCAGCTCCTGCTCACCCGCCCGGCGAAGTTCATCAAGTCCCGGGTCATCGTGCAGCGGCCGGACGGCGGACAGGTCGGCGAGATCGTCCAGCAGAACGCCATCGGCAAGATCAACTTCGCGATCATGGTCGACGGACAGCAGGTCGGTGCGATCAAGGCGGAGAACTGGCGCGCCTGGAACTTCGCGATCGTGGACCACAACGACGCCGAGATAGCCCGGATCACCAAGACCTGGGAAGGCCTCGCCAAGACGCTGTTCACCACGGCGGACAACTACGTGCTGCAGATCCACTACCAGCTGCCCGAGCCGCTGCTGAGCCTGGTGGTCGCGACGGCGCTGACCGTGGACACCGCCCTCAAGCAGGACTCCCGCGGCCTCGGCTGA
- a CDS encoding VOC family protein gives MRLTAPVPGGPCWIELSTSDVQAATSFYATLFGWRCETDPREEAGGYTTAHLGDARVAALSPVYQPGQPPAWTVSFATEDADASAGKVTAAGGSLLVGPMDIFDQGRFAVAADPSGAVFSLWQGRAFAGADLFNDAGTLGWAELVTREAAPALAFYPAVLGWTVSASETYPQWGIDGADFGGVLTMDETFPPQVRPHWLPYFVVTDVDATAASAQGAGGDLLMAPTSIPQGPRIAVIRDPQGASFGIHRTDQ, from the coding sequence ATGAGGCTCACCGCACCAGTGCCCGGTGGTCCCTGCTGGATCGAGCTGAGCACTTCCGACGTCCAGGCGGCCACGTCGTTCTACGCGACGCTCTTCGGCTGGCGGTGCGAGACCGATCCGCGCGAGGAGGCGGGCGGCTACACCACGGCGCACCTCGGCGATGCCCGCGTCGCCGCGCTCAGCCCCGTCTACCAGCCCGGGCAGCCGCCGGCCTGGACGGTCTCCTTCGCCACCGAGGACGCGGACGCCTCGGCCGGGAAGGTGACAGCGGCGGGCGGTTCGCTGCTGGTCGGCCCGATGGACATCTTCGACCAGGGCAGGTTCGCCGTGGCCGCGGACCCGTCAGGCGCGGTGTTCTCGCTGTGGCAGGGCCGCGCGTTCGCGGGCGCCGACCTGTTCAACGACGCGGGCACACTGGGCTGGGCCGAGCTCGTCACCCGTGAGGCCGCACCGGCGCTCGCCTTCTACCCCGCCGTCCTCGGCTGGACGGTCAGCGCGTCGGAGACGTACCCGCAGTGGGGCATCGACGGCGCGGACTTCGGCGGCGTGCTGACGATGGACGAGACGTTCCCGCCGCAGGTGCGGCCGCACTGGCTGCCGTACTTCGTCGTCACGGACGTCGACGCGACGGCCGCCTCGGCGCAGGGAGCCGGCGGCGATCTGCTGATGGCGCCCACGAGCATTCCGCAGGGCCCGCGGATCGCCGTGATCCGGGACCCGCAGGGGGCCTCGTTCGGCATTCACCGGACGGACCAGTGA
- a CDS encoding DUF3105 domain-containing protein codes for MTSAKKQHTPATARRAKLEEARRKERARERRSRIITITAAVAVVAGLVVGGGYLMNTADEQDKAETAAKSSPVQGEKSWEKLSREHVDKKVDYPMNPPVGGDHSQVWMNCDADVYTEAIPKENAVHSLEHGAVWVTYNGKAKPADVKKLGERVSATPYSLMSPVEDQAAPLMLNAWGKQLTVKSATDARVAQFFTKYVQGPQTPEPGAACSGGIAK; via the coding sequence ATGACCTCCGCCAAGAAGCAGCACACGCCTGCCACCGCCCGCCGCGCCAAGCTGGAGGAGGCCCGCCGCAAGGAGCGGGCCCGTGAGCGCCGCAGCCGCATCATCACGATCACCGCCGCCGTCGCCGTCGTGGCCGGCCTCGTCGTGGGCGGCGGCTACCTGATGAACACCGCCGACGAGCAGGACAAGGCCGAGACGGCCGCCAAGTCCTCGCCCGTCCAGGGCGAGAAGAGCTGGGAAAAGCTCTCGCGGGAGCACGTCGACAAGAAGGTCGACTACCCGATGAACCCGCCGGTCGGCGGCGACCACAGCCAGGTGTGGATGAACTGCGACGCCGATGTCTACACGGAGGCGATACCGAAGGAGAACGCGGTCCACTCGCTGGAGCACGGCGCCGTCTGGGTCACGTACAACGGCAAGGCGAAGCCCGCCGATGTCAAGAAGCTCGGCGAACGGGTCTCGGCCACCCCGTACTCCCTGATGAGCCCCGTCGAGGACCAGGCCGCCCCGCTCATGCTCAACGCCTGGGGAAAGCAGCTGACCGTGAAGAGCGCCACCGACGCCCGGGTGGCGCAGTTCTTCACGAAGTACGTCCAGGGCCCGCAGACCCCTGAGCCGGGCGCCGCGTGCAGCGGCGGGATCGCCAAGTGA
- a CDS encoding sensor histidine kinase, with protein sequence MVRVESPPIDRETPVVRAVLLPVVVMAGATAAAVALVAEAARMPVVWCGAFATVVVAALTAELARRGRTIRRQRAEYEHRCTGLERRLASHDEETVRISKELLPAAIHRLRVGNSPDEVLRDVVDADPVYRHLPDAQRSLVYTVLDIIDNEEATRDSAQRAFVNVARRVQAIVHRQASELREMEEHHGRNPDVFDDLLRIDHGTALIGRLADSIAVLGGARPSRQWPKPVPLFSVLRGAMSRILEYPRVDLHSIAKVAVVGTAVEPLIHACAELLDNATRYSPPQTRVHVTAVEVQTGIAIEIEDGGVSLSEEARARAENMLARAQAGSSMNDLGESPRLGMAVVGRLSRMYDLQVSLRQSAYGGVRAVLIVPRSMITTGPAPGIAHGIGATSRPTSDIDLADMKHVVPARSTHRKPSPLGARSATGPVAPATRPAIPATPAVAMEDELPVVTEWTAGGLPQRRSRGRAPLGSHNLPAQPADPTAGRTNGHGNGHENGKEPPPGIWLEAFTKAANGVPREPRPDEDSDDAWDKGDLK encoded by the coding sequence ATGGTTCGTGTTGAATCACCGCCGATCGACCGAGAAACACCCGTCGTCCGCGCCGTGTTGCTGCCCGTTGTCGTGATGGCGGGCGCGACTGCCGCCGCCGTCGCACTGGTTGCCGAGGCCGCGCGGATGCCAGTCGTCTGGTGCGGCGCCTTCGCCACCGTCGTGGTCGCCGCGCTCACCGCCGAACTCGCTCGCCGCGGACGTACGATCCGCCGGCAGCGCGCCGAGTACGAGCACCGCTGCACCGGCCTGGAGCGGCGTCTCGCCAGCCACGACGAAGAGACCGTACGGATCAGCAAGGAGCTCCTTCCCGCCGCGATCCACCGGCTGCGGGTGGGTAACTCCCCCGACGAGGTGCTGCGCGACGTCGTGGACGCCGACCCGGTCTACCGGCACCTCCCCGACGCCCAGCGCTCCCTCGTCTACACGGTGCTGGACATCATCGACAACGAGGAGGCGACGCGTGACTCCGCGCAGCGCGCCTTCGTCAACGTCGCCCGCCGCGTCCAGGCGATCGTCCACCGGCAGGCCAGTGAACTGCGGGAGATGGAGGAGCATCACGGGCGCAACCCCGACGTCTTCGACGACCTGCTCCGCATCGACCACGGCACCGCCCTGATCGGACGGCTCGCCGACTCCATCGCCGTCCTCGGCGGCGCCCGTCCCAGCCGCCAGTGGCCCAAGCCCGTACCGCTGTTCAGCGTGCTGCGCGGTGCCATGTCACGGATCCTGGAGTACCCGCGCGTCGATCTGCACTCGATCGCCAAGGTCGCCGTCGTCGGCACCGCGGTCGAACCGCTCATCCACGCCTGCGCCGAACTGCTCGACAACGCCACCCGGTACTCGCCGCCGCAGACCCGCGTGCACGTCACCGCCGTCGAGGTGCAGACCGGCATCGCCATCGAGATCGAGGACGGCGGCGTCAGCCTCAGCGAGGAGGCCCGCGCCCGGGCCGAGAACATGCTCGCCAGGGCCCAGGCCGGCTCCAGCATGAACGACCTCGGCGAGTCCCCGCGGCTCGGCATGGCGGTCGTCGGCCGGCTGTCGCGCATGTACGACCTGCAGGTCTCGCTGCGGCAGTCCGCGTACGGCGGCGTCCGCGCGGTGCTCATCGTGCCCCGCTCCATGATCACCACCGGTCCCGCTCCCGGTATCGCCCACGGCATCGGCGCCACATCGCGGCCCACCAGCGATATCGACCTCGCGGACATGAAGCACGTCGTCCCGGCACGCAGCACCCACCGCAAGCCCAGCCCCCTGGGCGCCCGTTCGGCCACCGGCCCGGTGGCACCCGCCACCCGGCCCGCAATCCCCGCCACCCCGGCCGTAGCCATGGAGGACGAACTCCCCGTGGTGACGGAGTGGACCGCGGGCGGACTCCCGCAACGACGCAGCCGCGGCCGCGCACCACTGGGTTCCCACAACCTCCCCGCGCAGCCCGCGGATCCCACCGCGGGCCGGACCAACGGCCACGGAAACGGCCATGAGAACGGCAAGGAACCGCCTCCCGGGATCTGGCTGGAGGCGTTCACCAAGGCGGCCAACGGCGTTCCCCGGGAGCCCAGGCCCGACGAAGACTCCGATGACGCGTGGGACAAGGGAGACCTGAAGTGA
- a CDS encoding MarR family winged helix-turn-helix transcriptional regulator, with product MTDDIVASVVRQWRAVNPDLDTGPMELIGRINRCAALLQQAEDAPLRAAGLTRAEFDLLGAVRRTDRELTPGELARETFSSGAAVTKRLRVLQERGLTDRRSDDRDRRVAHVRLTDEGRELVDGLLPQQLAYERAVLSGLDAESRDRLSAQLSELLVQLEGRIGGARR from the coding sequence GTGACCGACGACATCGTCGCCTCGGTGGTACGGCAGTGGCGGGCAGTGAACCCGGACCTCGACACCGGACCCATGGAGCTCATCGGCCGGATCAACCGCTGCGCCGCCCTGCTTCAGCAGGCCGAGGACGCCCCGCTGCGGGCGGCCGGACTGACCCGCGCCGAGTTCGACCTGCTCGGTGCCGTGCGCCGTACCGACCGTGAACTCACCCCCGGCGAACTGGCCAGGGAGACGTTCTCCTCCGGAGCGGCCGTGACCAAGCGCCTGCGGGTCCTCCAGGAGCGCGGCCTCACCGACCGCCGCAGCGACGACCGGGACCGCCGGGTCGCGCACGTCCGGCTCACCGACGAGGGGCGGGAGCTCGTCGACGGACTGCTGCCGCAGCAGCTGGCGTACGAACGCGCGGTGCTCTCCGGTCTCGACGCGGAGTCCCGCGACCGGCTCAGTGCCCAGCTCAGCGAGCTGCTGGTCCAGTTGGAGGGACGCATCGGCGGCGCCCGCCGCTGA
- a CDS encoding roadblock/LC7 domain-containing protein has product MIQQRGNMDWMLKELADDVPDIHQIVVLSADGLRIARHGGDPDVADRLAAACAGLQSLAAAVASEIPYSDGRMRLVVIEVTGGFFYLMAAGTGAYLAVLAGETVDAGLVGSRMRDMVVRIGAHLTSPPRHDGQAG; this is encoded by the coding sequence GTGATCCAGCAACGGGGAAACATGGACTGGATGCTCAAAGAGCTGGCCGACGACGTTCCGGACATCCACCAGATCGTGGTGCTCTCCGCGGACGGCCTGCGCATCGCCCGGCACGGCGGCGACCCCGATGTCGCCGACCGGCTCGCGGCGGCCTGCGCCGGACTGCAGAGCCTGGCCGCGGCCGTCGCCTCGGAAATCCCGTACAGCGACGGACGGATGCGGCTGGTCGTCATCGAGGTCACCGGCGGATTCTTCTACCTGATGGCCGCGGGGACCGGTGCGTATCTCGCCGTGCTCGCCGGTGAGACGGTGGACGCGGGCCTGGTCGGATCGCGGATGCGCGACATGGTCGTACGGATCGGCGCCCATCTGACGAGCCCGCCCCGGCACGACGGGCAGGCCGGATGA
- a CDS encoding FUSC family protein, which yields MSDTTTRPRRQPSVRRLPLAAPLRLARPSDMWLKPASSVVVATAIPNLVLFSIDRLDLVMYTMAGSLCALYGHSLPYARRARTVVAVVLGMLAGLAVSLVTASLTDSTAVLIAVGALLAAGQKLLCDATRIGPPGPLIFTFVSSAALFSPQQLGQVPGHLALTLGAGAVSWLVTVAGPALIRREGPERHATARALNAAAAYAAEPGHRTRRAAVAAVHAAWQTLLAAGRPTPVRRALERLVVHAEAALSAGAPAADGGAPAADPAVLRDWAARTRARGPVPTPPAAPGTAAELFGIDAERAVLRPTAPGQARRALLRRLGPGSPLLPIAARALIGCALAGYVSSAAGVGRPYWAIVTAASLYQANVTLSWNRTLQRTLGNLIGVLVFAAVLPVTRTGPLALIGCCLFFSFAAEALITRNYWLGSVAVTPMALLVLEYAGSHPAGELIGDRVLDTVIGAAVGFLAAMLVTNRRATGRVESALAAAELARAHAVQTLAAPGPAPTALEAARRRLTASLVELREADDTAAGEWWQRDLPQEEVLAAEQAGHRTLAATAIRQGLIAPAPENGAV from the coding sequence GTGAGCGATACAACTACGCGGCCCCGTCGGCAGCCCTCCGTCCGCAGACTCCCCCTGGCGGCCCCGCTGCGCCTGGCCCGGCCCTCGGACATGTGGCTCAAACCGGCGTCCAGCGTGGTCGTGGCCACGGCGATACCCAACCTGGTGCTGTTCTCCATCGACCGCCTCGACCTCGTGATGTACACGATGGCCGGCTCGCTCTGCGCGCTGTACGGCCACAGCCTGCCGTACGCGCGACGCGCCCGGACCGTCGTCGCGGTCGTCCTCGGGATGCTCGCCGGCCTGGCGGTATCCCTGGTCACGGCATCGCTGACCGATTCGACCGCCGTCCTGATCGCCGTCGGCGCACTCCTGGCAGCCGGGCAGAAGCTGCTCTGCGACGCCACCCGGATCGGGCCGCCCGGACCGCTGATCTTCACATTCGTCAGCTCCGCCGCCCTGTTCTCCCCGCAGCAGCTCGGCCAGGTGCCCGGTCACCTCGCCCTGACCCTCGGTGCGGGCGCGGTCTCCTGGCTGGTCACCGTCGCCGGTCCCGCGCTGATCCGCCGTGAAGGGCCCGAGCGCCACGCGACGGCCCGCGCCCTGAACGCCGCCGCGGCCTACGCCGCCGAGCCCGGTCACCGCACCCGGCGCGCCGCGGTCGCCGCCGTGCACGCGGCGTGGCAGACCCTCCTCGCCGCCGGACGCCCCACCCCCGTACGCCGCGCCCTGGAACGCCTCGTCGTACACGCGGAGGCCGCACTCTCCGCGGGCGCACCGGCCGCGGACGGGGGAGCTCCCGCCGCCGACCCCGCGGTACTGCGTGACTGGGCCGCGCGGACCCGGGCCCGCGGACCGGTGCCGACCCCGCCGGCCGCCCCCGGAACGGCCGCCGAACTCTTCGGCATCGACGCCGAACGCGCGGTCCTGCGCCCCACCGCCCCCGGTCAGGCGCGCCGCGCACTGCTGCGCCGCCTGGGCCCCGGGTCCCCGCTGCTGCCGATCGCCGCACGCGCCCTGATCGGCTGCGCCCTGGCCGGCTACGTCTCGTCGGCCGCCGGCGTCGGGCGCCCCTACTGGGCGATCGTCACCGCGGCCTCCCTCTACCAGGCCAACGTCACGCTCTCCTGGAACCGGACCCTCCAGCGCACCCTCGGCAACCTCATCGGCGTCCTGGTCTTCGCCGCCGTCCTCCCGGTGACCCGGACCGGCCCGCTGGCTCTGATCGGCTGCTGCCTCTTCTTCAGCTTCGCCGCCGAGGCCCTGATCACCCGCAACTACTGGCTCGGCTCCGTCGCCGTCACCCCGATGGCCCTGCTGGTCCTGGAGTACGCCGGAAGCCACCCGGCCGGTGAACTCATCGGCGACCGGGTCCTGGACACCGTCATCGGCGCCGCCGTCGGATTCCTCGCCGCGATGCTCGTCACCAACCGCCGGGCCACCGGCCGGGTGGAGAGCGCACTCGCGGCCGCCGAACTGGCCCGCGCCCACGCCGTGCAGACCCTCGCGGCTCCCGGCCCCGCCCCCACCGCCCTCGAAGCCGCCCGCCGCAGGCTCACCGCATCCCTGGTCGAGCTGCGCGAGGCGGACGACACGGCGGCCGGCGAATGGTGGCAGCGCGACCTGCCCCAGGAGGAGGTACTCGCAGCCGAGCAGGCCGGACACCGTACGCTCGCGGCGACAGCAATACGGCAGGGGCTGATCGCCCCGGCCCCGGAGAACGGAGCGGTGTGA